The sequence CCAGCGTAACGAGGATTGCCACTGAGTGGCAACGATGACTGGCTTCCGATCAGCCGGGAACTGAGGATCGGTACCGCGGAAGACGAGGAACAAGGAGGTTCTCGCGGTGCTGACCGACAACGAAGTGCGACCATCCGGACGGGCTCGTCTCGCCACTGAGTGGACGCTCCGGTGAGCGGGTTCTGGGCCCGGCAGGGCATCGTCCCGAACCTCCGCTGGGGGTTCGCCGCGCTGACCCTGTTCATGGTCGGCGACGGCATCGAGTCCGGCTTCCTCTCGCCCTTCCTCGACGAGCGCGGGTTCGGCTCGGGGCAGGTCTCACTGCTGTGGGGCGTCTACGGGCTCGTCGTCGCGGTGGCGGCCTGGCTGGCGGGGGCGCTGGCGGAGACGTTCGGCCCCAAGCGCGTGATGCTCACCGGGTTCGCGGTCTGGGTGCTGTTCGAGGTGGCGTTCCTGCTCGCGCTGGCGCGCGGGGACTTCGGGCTCATGGTGGTCACCTTCGGCGTCCGCGGCCTCGGGTATCCGCTGTTCTCCTACGGCTTCCTGGTCTGGGTGGCGATGGAGACGCCGCAGGCGGTGCTGGGGAAGGCCGTCGGCTGGTACTGGTTCTTCGCCATGCTGGGCCTGGGCGTGCTCGGCTCCTACTACGCGGGTTTCGTGATCCCGCTGATCGGCGAGTTCGCCACCCTGGCGTCGTCGCTGGCCTTCATCGGCGTGGGCGGGCTCATGGTCGCGCTGCTGGTCAAGGCCCGCGGCCGGGCCGAGCGCGGCGGCGGTCTTCGCGCGGTCCTCGGTGCGGTGACCATCGTCTTCGAACGCCCGAAGGTCGGCATCGGCGGGATCGTCCGGGTGATCAACACCCTCGGCTTCTACGCGTTCGTGGTCTTCCTGACCACCTACATGGTCCGCGACGTCGGACTGTCCACAGCGGAATGGCAGACGGTGTGGGGCACGATGCTCCTCGTCAACGTCCTGGCCAACGTGGTGTTCGGCTACGTCGCCGACCGCATCGGCCGGGTGCGGACCGTGGCCTGGTGCGGCGGGCTGGCCTGCGCGGTCAGCGTGCCCGCGCTCTACCACGTGCCGCACCTCGTCGGCCCCAATTTCTGGGCGATCCTCGGGGTCGCCGTCGTTTACGGCGCCGCGCTCGCGGGGTTCGTCCCGCTGTCGGCGATCCTGCCTTCGCTGGCGCCCCAGCACGTCGGCGGCGCCGTCGCGATCCTCAACCTCGGCGCGGGCGTCAGCCAGTTCCTCGGACCGGCGGTGGCCGGCCTCGTCGGCCCGCTCGGCGTCGGCGGCACGGTCTGGGTCATCGCCGGC is a genomic window of Amycolatopsis lexingtonensis containing:
- a CDS encoding MFS transporter is translated as MSGFWARQGIVPNLRWGFAALTLFMVGDGIESGFLSPFLDERGFGSGQVSLLWGVYGLVVAVAAWLAGALAETFGPKRVMLTGFAVWVLFEVAFLLALARGDFGLMVVTFGVRGLGYPLFSYGFLVWVAMETPQAVLGKAVGWYWFFAMLGLGVLGSYYAGFVIPLIGEFATLASSLAFIGVGGLMVALLVKARGRAERGGGLRAVLGAVTIVFERPKVGIGGIVRVINTLGFYAFVVFLTTYMVRDVGLSTAEWQTVWGTMLLVNVLANVVFGYVADRIGRVRTVAWCGGLACAVSVPALYHVPHLVGPNFWAILGVAVVYGAALAGFVPLSAILPSLAPQHVGGAVAILNLGAGVSQFLGPAVAGLVGPLGVGGTVWVIAGTYVLGIGLTYCLRDRTRVATTTHIPERTVA